In the genome of Sporocytophaga myxococcoides DSM 11118, the window ATTCAGTAATTCAAAAACGTCTGTAGTATCTTCAAAAGCTTCTCTTTGTATTTCAGAAGCTATGGAAATAAGCTCTCTTTTTATAGCCTGTTCAGAAATGATACGGGCATGGGTTTCAATATTGGCAGCAGAACTGACCCGCGTAGTTAGTTCAGTTACATAATATGCTCCACCTGCAAATTCCAGTTCCCCCTTGGTTCTAAGCTTTTGGGTAACTGTTAAAATATCAACCGGTTCAGATTCATCAAAAAGTTCCAATATACAGGCATATATTTTCTGATGTTTTTCGTGGTAAAAGCTTTCTGGCTTTAAAATATCTATTACAATGGTTAAGGCTTCCTTTTCAATCATTAACGCCCCTAAAACAGCCTGTTCGAGTTCTGATGCCTGAGGAGGCATCTTCCCTAATGACTGAATAAGACCAGTTTGTGTTAATTTACTCTTACCTGAAGGTTTTCTTACCGATTTTTCTGAATCCATATTGTCAACAAAAATATAATAAGTCAGTAAAACTTCAGGGCTAGAGCAATTTTATTTTCCATTAAATTATCCTCATAGTTATTCACAGGAAAAGTCATATTCCGTAGAACAGTTTGTTGCTCTCTTAATTTATTTTAATTTTGCAGTCCCAAAACAGGAATTGATGAACCCCAAAAGGCAAAAAGTCCATTTTATTGCAATCGGAGGCAGCGCAATGCATAATCTCGCCCTCGCTTTGCATCAAAAAGGTTTAATAGTAACAGGATCAGATGATGAAATTTTTGAACCTTCCAGAACCAGACTTGAAAAAGCAGGAATACTTCCTGAAAAAATTGGCTGGTTTCCTGAAAAAATTTCTACTGAATTAGATGCTGTCATTCTTGGCATGCATGCAAGCAAGGACAATCCCGAATTAATAAAAGCTCAGGAACTTGGATTAAAAATCTATTCCTATCCTGAATATGTTTACCAGCAGTCGATAGACAAACAGAGAATAGTGATAGCAGGAAGCCATGGTAAAACCACCATTACTTCCATAATTCTTCACGTTCTGAAACACTTCAACAGGAAGTTCGACTATCTGGTTGGAGCTCAGATTGAAGGATTTGATCTGATGGTAAAATTAACTGATGACGCTCCTATTATTATTATTGAAGGTGACGAGTATTTATCTTCATCAATTGATAAAACTCCTAAATTCCTTCATTACCATCATCATATAGGCTTAATGAGCGGAATAGCGTGGGACCACATTAACGTATATCCTACATATGATGAATATGTTAAGCAGTTTGATCTTTTTGCTAATTCATCTCCTAAAGGGGCTACATTGATTTTCTGTGAGAATGACGATCTTGTTTCTGTAATCTGCAGAAAAGAAAGAGAAGACGTTCAAGGAATAGCATATACTGCTCATAAGCATGATATTATCAATGGTCAGACTTATTTGCTGGATCATAATAAAAAAATTCCGGTGCAGGTTTTCGGAAAGCATAACATGCGCAATCTAAGTGGAGCGAAAACAGTGCTTTCTAAACTTGGAATAACAGACGATATGTTCTATGAAGCTATTCAAAGTTTTAAAGGGGCAGCAGACAGATTGGAAGTGCTTGAAAAAACAAATGATACTACTGTATTTAAAGACTTTGCTCATGCACCGTCCAAGCTAAAGGCTTCAACTGCAGCTGTGAAAAAGCAATTCCCTGATAACGAACTGGTAGCTATTCTAGAATTGCATACTTTCAGTTCCTTAAACAAGGAGTTTTTAGGACAATACAAAGACACATTTAAGTCGGCGGACTTACCTGTTGTATACTTTAATCCTCAAACACTTGAACATAAAAAGCTTGATCCAATTTCACCTGAAGATGTAATTAAAGCTTTTAATAATGAAAAGTTAAAAGTATTCACTGAAAATCAATCATTAAAGGAATTTATCTTAAACACCAATTGGAAAGGTAAAAACCTCTTACTAATGAGCTCAGGAAACTTTGGAGGCTTTGATCTGAAGAAACTAGCCAAAGAGATAGTAAAGCAATAATTTTAATAATAAAGCAATTGGAAACTTTCAATTGCTTTATTATTTTAGTCAAATATTTAACATGGTTATTTACTGAAAGAGGAATCATTAACTTCAGTTTTCACTGTGGAAAATCAGAACCAGTTATCAATTTTCAGTAAAACATCAATGGGGCTAAATCTAAAAAAACCTCTCGCTTTTTTTGACCTTGAAACAACAGGTACAAACATTACCAACGACAGAATAGTCGAAATATCAGTACTAAAGGTAATGCCTAATAATGAGCAGATCATTAAAACCACCAGAATAAACCCCACAATACCTATACCTCTGGAATCCAGCCTCATTCATGGTATATATGATGAAGATGTAAAAGATAAACCTACCTTTAAAAGTGTAGCGGCTCAGTTTGCCTCAATGCTTCAGGGCTGTGACCTTGCCGGGTTTAATATCCTTCGTTTTGATGTTCCTGTTCTTGTAGAGGAGTTTTTAAGAGCTGGGGTTGATTTCGATATTACCAATAGAAAGATGGTAGATGCACAAAGAATCTATCATTTAATGGAACCACGTAACCTTTCTGCCGCATATAAGTACTATTGCAATAAAGATCTTGAAGGTGCTCATAGTGCTGAAGCCGATACAATTGCCACTTTCGAAGTACTTAAAGCTCAGATTTTAAAATATGAAGGCTGCACAATTAAAGATGGTGATGGCAAAGAATTCATTCCTGTTAAAAACGACATGAATGCACTGCATGACCTGACAGCTTCTCAATTTGTAGATCTTGCCGGTCGAATGGTTCTTAATGACAAAGGTGAGGAAGTATTTAACTTTGGGAAATATAAGAACATGAAGGTTACAGATGTCTTGCAAAAAGACCCTTCATACTATGATTGGATGATGAAAGGCGACTTTGCTTTAAGCACCAAGAAGAAACTTACAGAAATAAAACTTAGAAAATTTAATCACAAAGTTTAGTAAAAGCATATAAGGTTTGAGGTAAAATATGAGACTGATCACTTTTTCATTTTTAATATTATTACTTTCTTTCAGAGGACTATTTGCTCAAACACCGATTGATTTTAATAATTTTGACGATAAACTTCTTACCCAGAAAATCTACCTTAAACTCAATGAGGTACGTGATTCTCTTGGCCTCTCCCCTTTTGTCAAAGACTCGATATTAACAGCTGCTGCCATTAATCAGGCGAAATACATCAAAAAAGTAGACAACCTTGTTCATAATCAGGACAATCCTGCTATGGCAACAGTAGAACAAAGGGTTGAAAGTTATAAAGGCACTCATGAGAAAGTAGCTGAAAACGTTGATGTCATTTACACAGACCGGCCTTTTACTGTTTATAAAGAAAAGGAACCGATGAAAATAAACACCTACGAAAGCGCTGCATTTGCCTTTGTACGGTCTAGTCTGAATACATCCAGTAATTCGGTGAACGTTTTAAACCGTGAATTTTCTGCCACAGGAATAGGAATAGGAATTATTCCTGAAAAGAAATGTATTTATATAGCTCAGGTCTTTGGACCTATGGCATATAATTTTCCATCGTCAATAAAGACCAAAGACAAAAAGATCTTTTATCCTTCTAAAAAAATAAATATTGAAAATGCTTTCGGCATAGAGCCTTCTAATGAAGTTGTATGCGGAAAATGTGTAGGAGATTTTAATAAAATTCCGGATTACATAGAGAATAAGATAATCGTAGAAAATGGAAAGGTTTATTATTCCTTTAGTGATCTGGGGCTTTTCAACAAAACATTTCCTGAAACGGAAGGTGAATTTTCCTTTTCTGTAGATATAGTTCTCAGAAGCCAATTCCCTTGCTCAAGCGGAAATATTGTACACAGATCCTTTGCTTTCGATGGCATCATGCTTGTTCCGGTTACGTTAAAAGAACTTTTAAAATCCAACTCTAAAGCTTCCTCAAATGCCTTGTATGCATACCTTGGTGATATTCCAGGGGAACTAAAGAACGATGAATATGTGTGCAACCTGATAGTCATTAAAGACAATCACCTGTGTACTTATTACGTGGATTATCCCAAGCTTCCTTCCAGCAGATCTATTATTTCTACCGAGGTTTTTGTTGATACCCTTTTAAAATCAGAGATCACCAAAAAGAAGAATTTAAAATTTACTATACCATTTGAGAAAGACAAGTCTGTTTATTCAGAAAATGATATCCGACCATTTTATGACTCTCTCAATTTAAATAAATATAATATAACTGAGGTTGTTGTTCTTGCCTATTCATCTATTGAAGGTAGCACTGAAAGAAATCAGGAATTACAGAAAAGCAGGGCTGAAAGCATCATCCAGGTATTGCAGTCCTTTCAGCTCAATGATACCATAAAAAAAGTCATAAAAGCTCAGGAAAACTGGGACCAGTTTTACCGTGATGTTAAAAATACCCCGTTCAATTACCTTACTACATTAAGTAAAGAAAAGATAAAAGAAGCACTTCAGAAAGATAGTCTTTCCAAAGCTATGGAATTTCTTCTTGCAAGAGAACGCAAGGCTATTCTGTTTCTTAAAATCGTTGAACGGATAGATCTGACAAGAAATAAAGATTCCCTGGCTATTCATTACCAGAATGCATTAGCTAAAAAAGATGTTGCAGTAGCCACAACACTCCAGACAGCTATATTTGATGCTATTAGTAATAAAGAGCTTTCAGCAGATTTATTAACTTCATTAAATCCTCCTAAGACAAAAGAATTTGCCCAATTGATCAACAACCAGATTCTATTCAGGCAGGAACTTGGTCAAAAATTTGATTATATAGGTGAGTTAAATCAGACTTCTGCATTGGACCCTACTAATGTATTTATCAAATACAATATCTGCGATCTCTCTTTAAAAGCCTGGGCTGCAGATTCAGCTTATCTTCAGTCACCTGAAGGCTTTATGAAAAATATAAAAGCCCTCTACAATACTAAAATTGATAAGAAGTTGGTCAATAAATTATACCTCAACTTTCAAATTCTTATTTCTCCTTATTTTCTTACCAATAAGAAATTCAAATATAGAGACGACGCCATTAACCTGGTTAAAAAATACTATAAAACAACTGAGTTAAGTTCTGATGATTTGCTTACTGTAGCAAAGTTTTTTGCAGAAAACGGCCGTGCAGCCTGGGCACTTGAAATTTTATTCCCAATTATGCAAAAAGGTGAATATTCAGAAGATATGCTATTTAACTTTCTGGCTATATCAATTACAAGACCTGATCTTTTTGAAAAAAAGGAATTTGAATCTTACTTTCTTAAAGCAAAAGACATGAACTCACAAAGGTTCTGCAGCCTTTTCGGTTATGACAAAGTTAACTTTATGCTTTTTAAAGAAGAAGAACTAAAAGTATATTTTTGCAAGGCTTGTAACCTAAAACAATAAAATATTTAATCTAAAATTAATGCCAAAGCTTCCATACGGAAGCTTTTGGCATTAATTCAGTCTATCTTTTACTAACTGCTTGGTTATAATATTTAAGCGCTTCAGGAAGTTGTTTTTTCAGTTCTTCAATTCTGGTCTTATGACTTGGGTGAGTAGAAAGAAATTCCGGTGGTTCCCCTCCCTGACTAGCTTTTTCCATCCTTTCCCAAAAGTTTATAGCTTCTGCTGGATCATATCCAGCCATTGACATAAATATCAATCCTATACGGTCAGCTTCTGATTCCTGCAATCGGCTGTAGGGAAGTAAGATTCCTACATTCGCTCCAACTCCATAAGCTGCCATAAACAAATTCCTGGTTTGATCTGGCTTACTACTCAAAGCAACATCCAATGCAACACCTCCAAGTTGAGCAGTTAACCCTTGGCTCATCCTTTCATTACCATGCCTTGCAACAGCGTGTGCGATCTCATGCCCCATAACTGTCGCAAGTCCGGCTTCAGATTGAGTGATGGGCATAATACCAGTAAAAACTACAACCTTACCTCCAGGCATACACCAGGCGTTGATTTGTGGATCTTCCACCAAATTAAACTGCCAATTATAACCTTCAAGCAGTTTTGTCTGCTTTTCTTTCTTCAGATAAGCCTCTACAGCATTCGCAATATTCCGTCCTACCTTTTCTACCTCCTCTGCCTGAGAGGTATTATTAACGACCTTATTAGTTTTTAAAAACTCATTGTACTCAGACTTTGCAAGGGCGAGCACTTGCGAATTAGGAACAATATCCAATTGTTTCCTTCCTGTCACAGGAACCTTGCTGCAGCCTATGGCAATGGCCAATGACAATAGTATCAACTTCCCTTTGTTCAACATCTTCATCAATCTCATCTTCATTTTGGTCCTATATTAGAAACCATTTAGGGAAAAGTATTGTTTTCAACACACTTGCATTGAGATTTTATGCTATTTTTGCGCCAAAATTTTATATGAAAATTCTTGCAATAGGGAGAAACTATGCAGATCATATTAAGGAACTAAAAAATGAGCAGCCTGAAGCGCCTGTAATATTT includes:
- a CDS encoding UDP-N-acetylmuramate--L-alanine ligase, encoding MNPKRQKVHFIAIGGSAMHNLALALHQKGLIVTGSDDEIFEPSRTRLEKAGILPEKIGWFPEKISTELDAVILGMHASKDNPELIKAQELGLKIYSYPEYVYQQSIDKQRIVIAGSHGKTTITSIILHVLKHFNRKFDYLVGAQIEGFDLMVKLTDDAPIIIIEGDEYLSSSIDKTPKFLHYHHHIGLMSGIAWDHINVYPTYDEYVKQFDLFANSSPKGATLIFCENDDLVSVICRKEREDVQGIAYTAHKHDIINGQTYLLDHNKKIPVQVFGKHNMRNLSGAKTVLSKLGITDDMFYEAIQSFKGAADRLEVLEKTNDTTVFKDFAHAPSKLKASTAAVKKQFPDNELVAILELHTFSSLNKEFLGQYKDTFKSADLPVVYFNPQTLEHKKLDPISPEDVIKAFNNEKLKVFTENQSLKEFILNTNWKGKNLLLMSSGNFGGFDLKKLAKEIVKQ
- a CDS encoding 3'-5' exonuclease, with protein sequence MGLNLKKPLAFFDLETTGTNITNDRIVEISVLKVMPNNEQIIKTTRINPTIPIPLESSLIHGIYDEDVKDKPTFKSVAAQFASMLQGCDLAGFNILRFDVPVLVEEFLRAGVDFDITNRKMVDAQRIYHLMEPRNLSAAYKYYCNKDLEGAHSAEADTIATFEVLKAQILKYEGCTIKDGDGKEFIPVKNDMNALHDLTASQFVDLAGRMVLNDKGEEVFNFGKYKNMKVTDVLQKDPSYYDWMMKGDFALSTKKKLTEIKLRKFNHKV
- a CDS encoding CAP domain-containing protein → MRLITFSFLILLLSFRGLFAQTPIDFNNFDDKLLTQKIYLKLNEVRDSLGLSPFVKDSILTAAAINQAKYIKKVDNLVHNQDNPAMATVEQRVESYKGTHEKVAENVDVIYTDRPFTVYKEKEPMKINTYESAAFAFVRSSLNTSSNSVNVLNREFSATGIGIGIIPEKKCIYIAQVFGPMAYNFPSSIKTKDKKIFYPSKKINIENAFGIEPSNEVVCGKCVGDFNKIPDYIENKIIVENGKVYYSFSDLGLFNKTFPETEGEFSFSVDIVLRSQFPCSSGNIVHRSFAFDGIMLVPVTLKELLKSNSKASSNALYAYLGDIPGELKNDEYVCNLIVIKDNHLCTYYVDYPKLPSSRSIISTEVFVDTLLKSEITKKKNLKFTIPFEKDKSVYSENDIRPFYDSLNLNKYNITEVVVLAYSSIEGSTERNQELQKSRAESIIQVLQSFQLNDTIKKVIKAQENWDQFYRDVKNTPFNYLTTLSKEKIKEALQKDSLSKAMEFLLARERKAILFLKIVERIDLTRNKDSLAIHYQNALAKKDVAVATTLQTAIFDAISNKELSADLLTSLNPPKTKEFAQLINNQILFRQELGQKFDYIGELNQTSALDPTNVFIKYNICDLSLKAWAADSAYLQSPEGFMKNIKALYNTKIDKKLVNKLYLNFQILISPYFLTNKKFKYRDDAINLVKKYYKTTELSSDDLLTVAKFFAENGRAAWALEILFPIMQKGEYSEDMLFNFLAISITRPDLFEKKEFESYFLKAKDMNSQRFCSLFGYDKVNFMLFKEEELKVYFCKACNLKQ
- a CDS encoding M48 family metallopeptidase, producing MKMRLMKMLNKGKLILLSLAIAIGCSKVPVTGRKQLDIVPNSQVLALAKSEYNEFLKTNKVVNNTSQAEEVEKVGRNIANAVEAYLKKEKQTKLLEGYNWQFNLVEDPQINAWCMPGGKVVVFTGIMPITQSEAGLATVMGHEIAHAVARHGNERMSQGLTAQLGGVALDVALSSKPDQTRNLFMAAYGVGANVGILLPYSRLQESEADRIGLIFMSMAGYDPAEAINFWERMEKASQGGEPPEFLSTHPSHKTRIEELKKQLPEALKYYNQAVSKR